The stretch of DNA CCGACCAGTTTCGTGTTCACGACCTCGCCGACGCGGTGAACGATGCGGACAGCCGAGCCGTTCTGACCCGGCGGCTGGTCCGGGAGGGCTTGCTGACGATCGTTCGCTAGTTCGCCTGGCTGAAGGTTATGCGCGTACCGCTGGCGGGCGCACCGAGCTCGAAACGGTCTCGCCAGCACAGCCCGTACGCTCAGCGCCGTGGCCCTACGAGCGGAGCGCTGCTGCCAAGAGAGCCAGATGCGTGGCGAACCCATGACCGGGACAGCGTCGGTCGTCCGTTCGTGGCTGCTCCTGGAGCATGCCGGGCCCTGGGGCGAAGACGCCTTCGTCGATGCCCGCCTCCCGGCAGGGTTCGCCGCCGAGGTCAGCGCCCGGTGTGAAGCAGCCCTCGTTCGCCCGCTCCTCATTCGGCGCGCTGCACCCGCTGGGGATCGAGGCGGTGTGAGGTGTTTCGCGATCCGCTCCGGGCCCGAACCACCGTGGATCGAGACGACATCGCTCGAGCGCCTGACCGACGCGCTGGAGCTCGACATCGAAGCGCTCGGCCGCGGTTCGTCCGTCGGACTCGACGCGCACGAAGACCCGGTGTTCCTCGTGTGCACCCACGGTCGGCACGACCGGTGCTGTGCCGAACGCGGCCGGCCACTCGCCTCCGCGCTCGCGGCGACGTACCCCCGGCAGACGTGGGAGAGCAGTCACTTCGGTGGCGACCGGTTTGCCGGCAACCTGATCGCGTTCCCCCACGGCCTCTACTTCGGTCGGGTTGCACCGGCCGACGCCGACCACGTGGTGACGGAGTACACAGGCGGACGACTCGACCTAGATCGCCTTCGGGGGCGTTCGTGTTACCCGATGGCGGTGCAAGCGGCGGAGCTCCAACTCCGGACGAGGGAACGTCTCGTGGGTCTCGACGACGTGGTGTTCGAACGAGCGAGCCGTTTCACCTCGACGCTCGAGGCTTCGTTCCGAACACCACGCGGCCGGTTCGAGATCGTGCTCGATATCGACGAGGCAGACCGGCACTACCTCACCTGCAGGAGTGAAACCGAACAGCCCCCGCCTCGTTACCGTGCTGCATCGATCAGCCGGATCGACTGACGGGGGCGCCGAGTCCTCGACGGCTTCGAACGGCGCTACGTCGCTGCGCGGGTGCGTGATGCCGCGTCCATCGCGGCTCGAAGCCGTTGGACGGGCCCCCGGATGGCCAGCTCTTCGGCGAGCTCGGTGAGCGACTCGTCGTCTCGCTCGCCCTGCCACCGGTCGAGCGGCGCGGTTGCGTTCACCGGAACGATCCGCCGCATGGTCGCGATGTAGTCGGCCGATTCACGGATCCTCGCTCGGAGCGCGGGCTTTCCCTTCAGAGGCCCGGCGCGCGGATGTTCCGACGCAGAGTCGGCGACGAGGTCGTCGAGCGACGCATACGACTCGATCAGCGCCTGAGCCGTCTTCGCGCCGACGCCACGAACCCCGGGGAGCGAGTCGCTCGGATCCCCGCGCAAGATGGCGAACTCCGCGTAGCGGTTGGCCGGGACACCCATGCGTTCGAGCACGCCGGCCTCGTCGAGCTCGGCGAGCTCCGACACCCCGCGAACGGTGAGGAGCAGCTTCACCGCCGGATCGCGAACCAGCTGGATGAGGTCGCGGTCGCCGCTGACGATCTCGTTCCGATCGTTCGGCGCCGCCTGCACGCAGAGGGCACCGATGGCGTCCTCGGCCTCCCACCCCTGCGTCTGCGCCTGCGGCATCCCCGCGAGGTCGAGCACCTGGCGGAGCATCGTGAACTGATCGGGCAGGCCCTCCGGGTCCGCCTGGCGTTGCGACTTGTACCCGGCGTACAGGTCCGTTCGCGCGGACGGACGCCACTCGTGGTCGTACGCGTGGACGACCTCGTCGGGTCGCCGCGACAGGAGCAGGCTCGTCACCATGTCGAGGTAGCCGTGGAGCGCGCCCGACGGGCGTCCGCCCGGGGTCTTGATCGCCTCGCCCATCGCGAAATACGCGCGGTACATCAGGCTCGACACATCCAAGAGAACGCGGTGGGTCACGCGCGCAGCGTATCGGCGGCTGGCCAGGGGAGCTCGAACGCGCCGAGGAGGTTGTCGAGATCGCCTGGGGAGTGCCCGCATTCGGTGAAGTACCGAGCGAGTTCGCTCCGGTGCTGCGTGCCGTGACTCACGATGTGGGCGACCACAAGCCATCGCGGTCTCGTGAAGTGGGCATCAGTGCCCCACGGCTCGGCGAGCGCTTGGTCGTCGAGCGACTCGACGAAGGCGCGGAGCCGCACGTCCTCCTCGAGGCAGAACGCGTGCAGGGCGCTGAGGTCCTCGAGCGTGAACCCGTATTCCCACACGTACGTCTCGCCCACGTCGTTGCCGATGCAGAACTCGCGCCAGCTCCAGTCGACGTCGACGAGGTGCCGGATCGTCTGGAACGCGCTCCCGTGGTCGAGCACACCGTCCTTTCGGAGTTCGTCGTCGGAGAGATCCGCGGCGGTCGTCAGGATTCGATCGTTCGCCCAGGCGTGATATCGAACGAACGCGAGCAGGGATTCGCCATCCATCCGTCAACCCTAGCGGTGCTGTAGTCAGGCGTCGTCCGGGCGAGCCATGATGCTCGGTACATAACGAACGCCTCGACACGTCGAGCAGTAAACGCTCAACGACAGCAGCGTACGACCGTGACCTAGCCTGTTGGGGCACCCTTCGTCGGGTACTCGCGCGACAGCTTGTCGAGATCATCGATGAGCGGTGGAAGGTCGGTCCGGTCCATGGCATCGGTCAGGTGGAAGTTGAGGCGAACCTTGCCGAAAACCTTGCCGAAGCCCTCCGGACCGGCATCGCCCTTGATCGTTATGTGGCCAAGCGCGTCCAGCTCCAAGGTGAGGCCGATCCACGGCTCCATCGGCTCGAAGGATGCTTCCTTCCTCTCCCCTTCGTACATCTCGCGGAGCTGGTCATGGAATTGTGAGAATTCTTCAGTGCGAAGCTGCGCCGCGTACGTCGCTCGCCATGGCTTGATGTCAATCCGGATCTCGCTTTCCACCCAGTTGCCATCCCAGTAGTCATTAGCCTGCGGGCGACTCCGTCGCAGGACCCGGATTTCGATGTGGTCCTCGCCTCGCCGCCCAACAAATAGCTCTGGCATCGGTTTTCAGTGTGACACGGAGACATGACGGACAGCGGGTGGCTCGCCTCGGTCAGACCACGCCGGTTACGGCGAGAAGGCGGTGATCACGGGCGAACCCTAGGCGAGAACAGCTCACCGGCGGCGTCATCGCTAGACTCCGCCGATCGCCGAGCGGACCCTCACCGAACGTCAGCTGAATCGCGCGCTGCTCGCGCGTCAGCTCCTGCTCGAGCGTCGACGCGTGCCGCTCGCCACGGCGGTCGAGCGCGTCGGCGGACTTCAGACGCAGTACGCGCCGACGGCGTACATCGGTCTGTGGTCACGGCTCGACCGGTTCCGCCGCGACGACCTCACCCGGGCCCTCGAACGACGTACCGTCGTGCAGGGAACGCTCATGCGGGCGACCATCCACATCGTCTCGGCCCGCGACTATCCACTGTTCGTCGAGGCCGTGCGGGGGACGCGCCGCGAGTGGTGGCTCTCGGCGACGCGACGTCGCGATCAGCCTCACAACCTTCAGGCTGTGGCGGGGCGCCTGCGAGCGCTCCTCGCCGACGGGCCACGGCGTCGCGAGGAGCTCATTGCGCACCTCGGCGTCGACACCACGACGTGGAACGGCGTGCAGATGTGGGTCGACCTCGTGCGGGCGCCTCCGTCCGGCACCTGGGAACGCCGGCGCGCCGACGTATTCGCGCTCGCCGACCACTGGCTCGGCCGGTCGTCGCCGGTTTCGGAGCGCGACGCGATCGATCACCTCGTGCGCCGGTATCTCGGCGCGTTCGGCCCCGCGTCGCGCAAAGACGTGCAGAGCTTCACCGGTCTGTCGGCGAAGGCGCTCGCGTCATCGTTCGAACGCCTGAGCCTTCGGCGCTTCCGCGACGAGCAGGGCGGTGAGCTGCTCGACGCCCAGCGTGCGCCCCTGCCCGATCCCGAAACGGAGGTGCCGCCGAGGTTCCTGGGGCCGTGGGAGGCGGCGCTCCTCGTTCACGCCCGTCGAACCCAGATCCTGCCCGAGCGCCATCGATCCCGGGTCTTCCACGTCAAGATCCCGCAGTCGATATCCACGTTCCTCGTCGACGGCCGGGTCGCCGGGGCGTGGACGTACGAGGGCGGCCGGGTCGAGCTCGAACCGTTCGAGAAGCTCCCGCGACAGGCGAAGCAGGATCTGGATGAGGAGGCCGAGCGCCTGTCGGCATTCCTTGCGTGAGACAGCTCGCGTCGGTGGGAAGCACTAGGGTTGCGTGCCATGCGGGGCGATCGGGTGGAGGTCGTCGTCGACTCGGGCGCGGGTGTCGTGAAGTACGACATCGAGGCGACGAAGGCCGGCCGTCGCGTCGAGATCACCACGTCTCGCGGCGTCATCGAGGTCTCCGAGGTGACGCGGAACGGAACGCCGGTCCGCACCGGTCGGTTCATGGCCGACCGCGTGGTCGCCCTCGTGGAGCATCCGGCGCCGGACGTTGCGCCGCGCCGCCGCCGCGTCGCGCGCGGTCAGAGCAGCCTGCTCTAGGCGGCTACGCGCTGAGCGCGGCGAGCGCGTTCGGAACGGTGTCCTGCGGCGTGACCGCGTACCACGCCCGCTCGATCCGTCCCTCCTCGTCGACGAGGAACGAGGACCGGATGATGCCGATGCTCCCGCGTTTCTTCTCGCCCCACGCGCCCCACGCCTCGGCCACCTCGTGGCGGGGATCGGAAAGCAGTGGAAACCCAAGCCCGTACTTCCGGTCGAACGCCAGCTGCTTGTCGGGCATGTCCGGCGAGATCCCGATGACCTCCGTCCCGATGCCGGCGAGGTCCTGCCTGTGGTCGCGGAGCGAGCAGGACTGGGTGGTGCACCCCGGCGTGTCCGCCTCGGGATAGAAGTAGACGAGCACCTTGCGGCCGCGCAGGTCGGCCAGGCTGACCCGCCTCTCGTGCTGGTCGGCCAGCTCGAACGGCGGGGCGGTGTCTCCGGGTTCAAGTCTCGCCATCGATCCTCCGAACAGAACCTACCCCGTTCGTCATCCCCACCACGTGGTCGTGGCCGACGCCGACTGGGCTCAACGGCCGAGCCGAATGAGCCGATACCGCACTACGGACTCGAATTTTTGAGCGAGGTGGATCCGCGCTGCCCAACGCCGACCAGAACGCCGCACCGAAGAGAAGGCTCGAACGGAGCAAGGAAGCCGCCCCCACGGCCGCCGACCGGAAGTGGGCCGCTCGCCCCGGCCTGAGCTGGCTCCTGCGTGTTGGCATCTTCCTGTTCCCGCTGGCGTGCGCGTTTGCGGCGACGCTCCTCGTCCGCGCGCTGTTGCCCGATGCGACCGAGAGAACCGTTGCCGCTTGGATCGGGCTGCTGGTGCTCGGCATCGTCGTGGCGATCGTCGCGGAGAATGCCGCTCGACGGCTCATCCCACTCGCCACGCTCCTGAAGCTGGCAATGCTGTTCCCGGGCAGGGCGCCGTCCCGGTTCAAGCTCGCGCGACGGGCCGGCAGCGTTCGGCAGCTCGAGGAACTGACGGAGAGCGAGGCAGGCGATGCCAGCGGTGTTGCGGAGGCCATCCTGACCCTCGTCACAGCGCTCGGGGCGCACGACAGTGCGACGCGAGGTCACGCAGAACGGGTTCGCGTGTACACGGACATGCTCGCGGAAGAGCTCGAGCTCCATGAGATCGATCGATACAAGCTGCGGTGGGCCGCGCTCTTGCACGACATCGGCAAGCTCTCGGTCGACGCCGCGATCCTCAACAAGAAGGAACCGCTTACCGACGGAGAGTGGGACCAGATCAAGAAGCACCCGGTCGAGGGCGTTCGGATGATCGAACCCCTCGCCGGCTGGCTCGGGACGTGGGCCGACGCGATCGCGCACCACCACGAGCGTTACAACGGCACCGGGTACCCGGCCGGGCTCGCGGGAGAGCAGATCCATATCGGCGCGCGGATCGTCGCGGTTACCGACGTGTACGACACCATGACGTCGGCGCGGTCGTACAAGAAGCCGCTGTCGGCACGAGCCGCACGTGAGGAGCTGGTGTGGGCCGCAGGCAAGCAGTTCGACCCGGTGGTCGTTCGGGCCTTCCTGTCGATCTCGCTTCCGCGCTTGCTGTGGGCCACCGGTCCGGCCTCGCTCCTCGTGCACCTTCCGTTCCTCGCCCGGCTCCCCACGCTGGGCAGGGTCGTGACGTCCTCCGGTGCGCAGGCCGTCACCGCGTCCGTTGCCGCCGGCGTTGTCGCTGTTGGATTGATCGCCCCTGCGGCCGCTCCCGCGGTGCGCCCGGTCACCGACGTCGTCCGCACGCAGGGGGAGGACACAAGGGATATCGGCGGGTCGGGTGAAGTCAGGAACGAAAACGTCACCGATGAAGGCCACGACGGCGATCGTGACCGAGATGGAAAGGGCTCAGGTGACAAGGGCGAAGGTGGCGGCGGCGCCGGCGGAGGCGGCGCAGGCGGAGGCGGCGCAGGCGGAGGCGGTGGCGGACAGGTAAATGAACCGGTGGCACCGTCCCCGCAGCCCGAACCGCAACCGCAGCCGGACCCCGAGCCGGACCCGAAGCCGGATCCCAAGCCGGATCCCAAGCCAGAGCCGTCGCCGACCCCCGAAGGCGTGCGGGTTCCCGACGTCGTTGGGCTCCGCGAGACCGACGCGACGGCCCGCCTCGAAGCGGCGGGGTTCGTCGTGCGCGTGGTCAAAGAATGGACTAACGACCCTGAGTTCAAGAATCTCGTCGGTGACCAGTCGGACCCAGCCGGATCTCGCGTGCCGGACGGGACGAGGATCACCGTCACCGTGATGAAGTGGCGGAACAAGAACTGACGCGCGGGCTACGCGAGTAGCACCAGGATGACGAGCACTGCGGCCGGGATCTCCACCACCGCCGCCAAAGCCGCAACCAGGGCGGCCACGAGGATGGCCGGACGGAGCACGGCTGAGATCGCCGCGTACGGTGAGAGCACCTCGCGGGATCCGAACACCACCTTGGCCAGGCCGAAAAGCGCGGCGAGCGTTGCGATCGGACCCCGTCTCCGCGTCGAGGGGTCGCGGAGATGCGCGGCCCGAGTGCGAACGTCCGCCGGGAGCGTTCGAGCTCGCTTCGGAAGCTCGCGCAGCTGTCCCACTCCGGCCACGAACAGGACGAGTACTCCGGCCGGGATGAGCGCGATCGCGAGGATGACGATGCGCGCGATCCATTCGTTCGCGTCCTCGGGCGGGGCATCCGCGAGGCCAACGCCCCACGCAGCCGTCACCGAGATCGCCGCGACAGTCGCGAGCGACGACAGTCCTCTGAGGACGCGAGCCGCGACTGCGAGGACGCGTCGAAGCGCGTTCGCGGCGCGCTCCTGAACCGGGAGCGTTGGTGCTCCGTTCACGCTGAGGCTCTACCCCGCGGCGGTCGCGTCGAGTCGCTCGAGCTCGGGCGTCGTGGCGATTCGCGACAGGAAGGACGCGGCTACGTCCACCAACCGGCGCTTGGCCAGCGAGAGGTAATGGCCGTCCACGACGTCGCGGACGCTGCTCCATGCGGCCACGAGCATCTCGGCGTTGGCCGGATAGCCCGGATGCGTCGACAGGCCTGACAGCACGCGCACGTTCGAGTTCACGGACCGTGCGAGTAGGGCGGTCTCCAAGACGAACGCGCGATACACGGCCGGCTCGTTCTGGAGCCGCTGGGCCTGAGTCTCGTAGACGTCCGCGTTCTTGGCGCACACCTCGACGATGCCCGAGCGCAGGTACGCGTCCTCGCGCGACTCGCCCGGCTCCTGGACATGACGGCTACCGGGTACGGCCACGAGGTTCGGATGCGGGGTGACAGCGACGGAGAATCCGTTCGCGCGTGCGAGTGCGCAGAACGCCTCGATGTACCGAACCGGGTGGAGCCGTTCGTGGAGCGGTGTCTTGTCCCACGCCTCCGGGTCGTACATGACGAGTGTGACGTCATCGGGGATCGCGCCGCTCTGAACATCCTCCGCGAATGCCTCGTAGCTGGCCCACGCGCGCCCGTGCGTCGCGCCGGGCCATCCGCCGAGCGCGACCGCGTCGTCGGACCCGAACACCCGGTCGGCCACCCCACGATCGACGGCGGCGATCGCGCGAACCGAACCCGTCGCGGTCATCCACAGCTGTCTCACGGAGATGACAGACTACGGCGATGAACGAGACGCCTCGCGACCGTGACGAAGCGGACGCAGCCGATGAAGCGCTGGAGTCACGAGACGACGTCTCGAGTGACGCGACGGTGCCCGAAGCGGATGCGCTCGAACAGGCCGCCGACGCCACACGCCGGAGCGTGGACGATGACCCCTCGGTAGGGGATCGTCCCGAGGCGGACGCGCTCGAGCAAGCGCGCGGTGTCGGCGATGACGAGGACGAAGAACGGCGCTAAACGCGGCGGGCCAGCGGATCGGTGAACCGTCCGTCCAACAGGGGGTCGCGTCCCTCGCGGGCGGTCGGTACCATCGGACCAGCGCATCCCTGGAACGTCGCGCCCGCGGACGCCGGGCCATCGCCGAGGAGGAACGCCATGACGATCGTCAAAGCCGCACTGCTCCAGACCGACTGGTCGGGCGACCAGGAGTCGATGACGGACAAGCACGAGGAGGCCGCCCGCGAGGCCGCCGCCCAGGGAGCGCAGGTCATGTGCTTCCAGGAGCTCTTCTACGGTCCGTACTTCTGCCAGGTCCAGGACGCGCAGTACTACAGCTACACCGAACCGATCCCGGACGGGCCGACGACGAAGCGGTTCCAGAGCGTGGCCAAAGAGCTCGGCATGGTCATGGTGCTGCCCATGTACGAAGTCGTGCAGTCCGGGCTGTACCACAACACCGCCGCGGTGATCGACGCCGACGGCACCTACCTCGGCAAGTACCGCAAGCAGCACATCCCGCAGGTGAAAGGGTTCTGGGAGAAGTTCTACTTCGCGCCGGGAACCGGCGGATATCCCGTGTTCGAGACCGCCGTGGGCAAGGTCGGCGTCTACATCTGCTACGACCGTCACTTCCCGGAGGGCTGGCGGATCCTCGGGCTGCACGGCGCGGAGATCGTGTTCAACCCGTCGGCGACGCACCGGGGACTCTCCGAGTACATCTGGCGGCTCGAGCAGCCCGCGGCCGCCGTGGCGAACATGTACTTCGTCGGCGCCATCAACCGGGTCGGAATCGAGCCGCTCGGAGAGAACGACTTCTACGGGCAGAGCTACTTCGTCGATCCCGAAGGGCAGTTCGTCGGCGAGGTTGGTGACGCCTACAAGCCGGAGCTGATCGTCCGGGACCTGGACCTCAACAAGATCCGTGAGGTTCGCGATCGGTGGGCGTTCTACCGGGACCGCCGGCCCGACGCGTACGACTCGATCGTCGCGCGGTAAGGGGTAGGCCGATGGACGTCGGCGTCGTTCTCCAGACGACACCACCGAGCGCGCGCGTGGTCGACCTGGCCAAGAAGGCCGAGACGTACGGGTTCAGCCACGTGTGGACGTTCGACAGCCACATCCTGTGGCAGGAGCCGTACCCGATCCACACGGAGATCCTGGCCAACACGCGCAACGTGACGGTCGGGCCGATGGTGACGAACCCGGCCACGCGCGACTGGACCGTGACGGCGAGCGTGTTCGCGACGCTGAACGAGATGTTCGGCAACCGGACCGTGATCGGCATCGGGCGTGGAGATTCCGCCGTGCGCGTAACGAACGGCAAGCCAACGACGCTCGAGACCCTTGGCCACGCGGTACACGTGATCCGCGAGTTGGCTAACGGACGCCCGGTCGACTATCGCGGTTCGACGATCCGGTTCCCGTGGGCGGGCAGGAGCCGCGTCGAGGTGTGGATCGCCGGGTACGGGCCGAAGGCGCTGAAGCTGGTCGGTGAGGCGGGCGACGGGTTCATCCTGCAGCTCGCCGACCCCGACATCGCCGCGTGGACGATCGGGTCCGTTCGACGCGCCGCCGAAGAGGCGGGGCGCGATCCCGACGAGATCACGATGTGCGTCGCCGCACCGGCGTACGTCGGTGACGAGCTTGGATACGCGCGCGATCAGTGCCGGTGGTTCGGCGGCATGGTCGGCAACCACGTGGCCGACATCGTGGCGCGGTACGGCGACAGCTCAGAGGTTCCTCGGGCGTTGACCGACTACATCAAGGGCCGGCAGGGCTACGACTACAACGAGCACGGGCAGGTGGGGAACGTGCACACGCAGTTCGTGCCGGACGAGATCGTCGACCGGTTCTGCATCCTCGGTCCGGTCGAGGAGCACGTGCGCCGGCTCGAGGAACTCCGCAAGCTCGGCGTCGATCAGTTCGCGCTCTACCTGCAGCACGACGCCAAGGACGAGACGCTGCAAGCCTACGGCGAGAAGGTTCTTCCGGCCATCGCCGAAGGCGTCGTCGCCAGGACGTGAGCGAGGCCGCAGCGGCGCGGCCGGCTCGCTCGGATTCGGCGCCACGAGCGCGCGACGGCTACCTGCGCATGTTGCGCGCCGTTTGGATGTTCGCGCTCGCCCTGCTGCTCGTCGCGATCCTGTGGGAGCTGTACAAGGTGGTCGGTCCTCAGGACGGCGGAACGGTCTTCGGCTGGAAGATCCTTCCTCGCGCGAACGACCAGGCGATGCCGCACGTGTGGCAGATGCTGGCGAGGTTCGGCGAACCCGAACGCGCCGGATTCCCCGGAACGATCCTGACGACCATCCTTTCTGGCGCGTGGTTCACGTTCCGGCTGTCGTTCGCCGGGTTCGTCATCGGCGCAGCGGTCGGCCTGGGGCTCGCCGTGCTGATGGCGCGGTTCAGGGTGTTCGAGCGCGGGCTGCTGCCGTACCTCGTCGTGTCGCAGACCGTTCCGCTGATCGCGCTGGCGCCGCTCGTCGTGAGTTGGGGCGGAAAGCTGCATCTCGGCGCGTTCGAGTGGCCGCGGTGGCTGTCGGCGGCGGTGTTGGGCGCGTTCCTCGCATTCTTCCCCGTGGCCGTCGGAACCCTGAAGGGACTGACGTCGGCGCCGCCGACGGCGGTCGAGCTCATGAACTCGTACGCGGCGTCGTGGCGCCAGACGTTGTTCAAGCTGCGATTCCCCGCCGCGGTGCCGTACATGGTTCCGGCGTTCCGGCTGGCCGCGACGGCGTCGGTCGTCGGTGTGGTCGTCGCCGAGCTGTCGACCGGGCTCGCCGGCGGGATCGGACGGCTGATCATCGAGTACGCGCGCGAGGCGACGGCCGACCCGGCGAAGGTGTACACCGCGGTGTTCGGCGCGGCGGCACTGGGGTTGTTCATGGCGGGGATCGTCGGCGTGGCCGACGTCGTGTTGATGCGGAACCGCCCGCGGGAGGCGCCAGAGTGAAAACTGGAGTGACCGACGCGGTCGACGTTCGGGGCGTCTCGAAGGTGTTCAACCGGGGGCGGCCGAACGAGGTTCGCGCGCTCGTCGACGTCGATCTGGCGATCGAGCCGGGCGAGTTCGTCTCGTTGATCGGCCCGTCGGGGTGCGGAAAGTCGACGGCGTTGCGGCTGATGGCGAACCTGCTCGAACCGACGAGCGGCGACATCCTCGTGAACGGCAAGCCCGCCCGGAAGGCTCGGCTCGACCAGGACTACGGCATGGCGTTCCAGCAGGCCGGCCTGTTCGACTGGCGAAACGTCACGAAGAACGTCGAGCTTCCCCTGGAGCTGAAGGGCTGGGACCGATCGCGACGGCGGGAGCGCGCGCTCGAGATGCTGCATCTCGTCAAGCTGGACGAGTTCGCCGAGCACATGCCGTGGCAGCTGTCGGGAGGGATGCAGCAGCGAGTGGCTATCGCTCGGGCGCTCGCTGCGCACCCGCCGCTCCTGCTGATGGACGAGCCGTTCGGCGCGCTCGACGAGATGACGCGCGAGCACATGCAGGCCGAGCTCCTCCGCATCTGCGGTGAGACGTCGACGACCGTCGTGTTCGTCACCCACTCGATCCCGGAGGCGGTGTACCTGTCGACGCGAGTGGTCGTGATGTCGCCCCGTCCGGGCCGGATCACCGACGTGATCGATGTGGACCTCGGTCCTCGTCGCGACGTCGACACGCGAGAGGACCCCGGGTTCTTCAAGAAGATCACCGAGGTGCGTGAGGCCCTACGCGGCACGGACCGGGCCTCGAGCAGAGAAGCGGCAGGCCCATCCCAGACGGCGGGCATGGAGGATCGATGAACCGTTCGCCGCGCACCGTTGCGGTGATGGTGGTGGCGCCGGTCGCGTTCGGCGTCGCGTTCGTCGCCTTGTGGGAGGCGACTGTAAAGGTGCTCGACCTCCAGCCGTACTTCCTGCCGCCGCCCAGCGCGATCTGGCGGGAGTTCCAGGCGAACGCCGCGCTCATCTGGGAGGCGACGAAGGTCTCAGGCTCCAACGCGCTCGTCGGCCTGGTGATCGGGACCGTGCTCGGTATCGCCCTTGCGTTCGTGCTGAGCCGGTTCCGTGTGCTGAACGAGCTGGTCACGCCGCTGGCCATCGCGCTCAATGCCGTGCCGATCTTCGTGCTCGTCGCGTTGTTCAACAACATGTTCTCGGTGACGAGCGAGGTTCCCCGGCGGTTGATGGTCACGCTCGTCGTGAACTTCATCGTGCTGGTGAACGTGGCGAAGGGCCTGACGCAGGTGGATCGAACGCACGTCGAGCTGATGCGGTCCTACGCCGCGAGCGATGTGGCCGTGCTACGGAAGGTCCGTGTGCCGAACGCCGTGCCGTATCTGTTCACCGCGCTGAAGATCGCCGCCCCGGCGGCGGTCATCACGGCGTTCGTCTCCGAGTACTTCGGCGGGTCGCAGAACGGGCTGGGTAGCCGGATCGTCGGCAACATCGCGATCTCGAAGAACGCCACTGCCTGGGGGTACGTGCTCGGAGCGTGCCTGCTCGGCCTGGCGTTCTACCTCACGGCCGTTGTGGCCGAGCGCGCGGCGACGCCGGGACGAGCGCAGTCGGCGGAGTAGGTCTCGCGGGCGGGCGGACCGGCGCGGCAGAGCTTGGCGTGATGGGGCATGATGCACGGCTGAGCGAGAGGGGGAGGAGTGCATGAGGGGTCCAAGGTTGCGCGCGTTCGGGGCAGGCCTGCTCGTGCTGGCACTGCTCGGGGCGGCGTGTGGGGACGACGGCGGAGACGCCGCAATCGACACGGGCGACTGCGACTCGGTCGACAACACCAGTCTGCAGCTGCAGTGGTTCGTCCAGGCGCAGTTCGCCGGCTACTTCGCGGCGGACGAACAGGGGTTCTACGCCGACCAGTGCCTCGCGGTCGAGATCGTCGAGGGCGGCGTCGACATCGTGCCGCAGCAGCAGCTCGCGGACGGGGCCGTCGACTTCGCGATCGCGTGGGTGCCGAAGGCGCTCGCGACGCGTGAGGCCGGCGCGGACATCGTGAACATCGCGCAGGTCTTCCAGCGCTCGGGGACGCTACAGGTTTCGTTCGCCGAGGACGGGATCACCTCGCCGGCCGACTTCGAGGGCCGCACGGTCGGCAACTGGGGATTCGGCAACGAGTACGAGATCTTCGCCGCGCTTGCGGAGGAGGGCCTGGACCCGGCGACGGACGTGGAGCTCGTCCAGCAGGACTTCGACATGTCGGGGCTGCTGTCGGGCGATATCGACGCGGCCGAGGCGATGACCTACAACGAGTACGCGCAGGTGCTCGAGGCCGTGAACCCCGACACAGGCGAGCTGTACCAGCCGGATGACTTCAACGTCATCTCGTACGAAGAGGTCGGCGTGGGCATGCTGCAGGACGCGATCTGGGCCGATGGAACGCGGC from Actinomycetota bacterium encodes:
- a CDS encoding sucrase ferredoxin yields the protein MRCFAIRSGPEPPWIETTSLERLTDALELDIEALGRGSSVGLDAHEDPVFLVCTHGRHDRCCAERGRPLASALAATYPRQTWESSHFGGDRFAGNLIAFPHGLYFGRVAPADADHVVTEYTGGRLDLDRLRGRSCYPMAVQAAELQLRTRERLVGLDDVVFERASRFTSTLEASFRTPRGRFEIVLDIDEADRHYLTCRSETEQPPPRYRAASISRID
- a CDS encoding 5'-3' exonuclease, yielding MTHRVLLDVSSLMYRAYFAMGEAIKTPGGRPSGALHGYLDMVTSLLLSRRPDEVVHAYDHEWRPSARTDLYAGYKSQRQADPEGLPDQFTMLRQVLDLAGMPQAQTQGWEAEDAIGALCVQAAPNDRNEIVSGDRDLIQLVRDPAVKLLLTVRGVSELAELDEAGVLERMGVPANRYAEFAILRGDPSDSLPGVRGVGAKTAQALIESYASLDDLVADSASEHPRAGPLKGKPALRARIRESADYIATMRRIVPVNATAPLDRWQGERDDESLTELAEELAIRGPVQRLRAAMDAASRTRAAT
- a CDS encoding DinB family protein, with product MDGESLLAFVRYHAWANDRILTTAADLSDDELRKDGVLDHGSAFQTIRHLVDVDWSWREFCIGNDVGETYVWEYGFTLEDLSALHAFCLEEDVRLRAFVESLDDQALAEPWGTDAHFTRPRWLVVAHIVSHGTQHRSELARYFTECGHSPGDLDNLLGAFELPWPAADTLRA
- a CDS encoding winged helix DNA-binding domain-containing protein is translated as MPLATAVERVGGLQTQYAPTAYIGLWSRLDRFRRDDLTRALERRTVVQGTLMRATIHIVSARDYPLFVEAVRGTRREWWLSATRRRDQPHNLQAVAGRLRALLADGPRRREELIAHLGVDTTTWNGVQMWVDLVRAPPSGTWERRRADVFALADHWLGRSSPVSERDAIDHLVRRYLGAFGPASRKDVQSFTGLSAKALASSFERLSLRRFRDEQGGELLDAQRAPLPDPETEVPPRFLGPWEAALLVHARRTQILPERHRSRVFHVKIPQSISTFLVDGRVAGAWTYEGGRVELEPFEKLPRQAKQDLDEEAERLSAFLA
- the bcp gene encoding thioredoxin-dependent thiol peroxidase, which translates into the protein MARLEPGDTAPPFELADQHERRVSLADLRGRKVLVYFYPEADTPGCTTQSCSLRDHRQDLAGIGTEVIGISPDMPDKQLAFDRKYGLGFPLLSDPRHEVAEAWGAWGEKKRGSIGIIRSSFLVDEEGRIERAWYAVTPQDTVPNALAALSA
- a CDS encoding HD domain-containing phosphohydrolase, whose amino-acid sequence is MPDATERTVAAWIGLLVLGIVVAIVAENAARRLIPLATLLKLAMLFPGRAPSRFKLARRAGSVRQLEELTESEAGDASGVAEAILTLVTALGAHDSATRGHAERVRVYTDMLAEELELHEIDRYKLRWAALLHDIGKLSVDAAILNKKEPLTDGEWDQIKKHPVEGVRMIEPLAGWLGTWADAIAHHHERYNGTGYPAGLAGEQIHIGARIVAVTDVYDTMTSARSYKKPLSARAAREELVWAAGKQFDPVVVRAFLSISLPRLLWATGPASLLVHLPFLARLPTLGRVVTSSGAQAVTASVAAGVVAVGLIAPAAAPAVRPVTDVVRTQGEDTRDIGGSGEVRNENVTDEGHDGDRDRDGKGSGDKGEGGGGAGGGGAGGGGAGGGGGGQVNEPVAPSPQPEPQPQPDPEPDPKPDPKPDPKPEPSPTPEGVRVPDVVGLRETDATARLEAAGFVVRVVKEWTNDPEFKNLVGDQSDPAGSRVPDGTRITVTVMKWRNKN